The sequence below is a genomic window from Setaria italica strain Yugu1 chromosome IV, Setaria_italica_v2.0, whole genome shotgun sequence.
tttatcaaaaaaaaaacccttcgATCTCATCTCATGTTTATCATGCGCCCCGGGCAGTCTGGCTTCCAAGACACGGCCCAACGGTCAGCACGCCACGCTACCCTCTCAGCAAGTGGGGCCCTCTGCAAGCAACCAGGATCGAGAAGGATCAGGAGAACGAACCCCCGGACGGGTCACGCCGTTTTCCGCTCCTCGTATTCGGAAACCCCCGCGGAGCGCACCCGTGCGGCCGACCGGTGGGACCATGCGGCCTCCGGGCCCGCGCGTCATTGGTGGACCACCGCCATTCGCTGCCACTGCAGCCGAAACGCACCCAGGTCGCTCTGCCTGCCCGTGCGCCGGCCGCGTCTTTCCAAAGCGCACCAGGCACACCCCCACGCGCGCGCCGCAGCCGCAAAAGCGCGAGCAAACGACGCgaggccgttcgctcgcgcgtcCGCCACCACCCCCCACCTCGTGAGTCGCGCGAGCCCGGTGGGCGTCGCCCGTCACCGCCAGCTCGGGGGGCGCTCGCCGTCCGCGCCGCGATCCCTTTTGGCCCCACTCGCCAGCCACCGCAAACAAAGCCacggccgcgcgcccgccgtACACTCCAACCCCCCTCCTCTACCCTCAGTCCTCACTccgcccactcctccaccgctgcccgcccgcccgcccgcccgcgtgCGCCGGCGTCCGACGACGATCGATCCCGCGGCGGTGCCATGtcgtcggcggccgcgtcggCCGCTCCCTCAGCCTTCATCCTCGCGCCCTCCTCAGCCACCCCGGGGGGCCGCAGGCGGGGCGCCCCGCCGTTCCTCCGTGGGGCGAACCTGAATTTCCCAttctgggcgccgccgccgccacctcgggGCGCGACGGTGGTGCGCGCGGAGGCTGGGACCGGAGGCAAGGACgacgcggcgcggccgccggagcgGAGGGGCGACGCCGACGCCAGCAGCAGGCAGCCCCGCGCGCGGCGCAAGGCGGCGGTTAGTTGGTCTCGGTCGACGCCTACCTCCCTGCCCCTCGATATAGGATCGCACTGCTTGCTTTTTTATTTCTGAAACCGACATGTGTCCGCGTGCAGGTCTCCAAACGGAGGGATCCTGTTCAGCCGGTCGGCCGTTACGGCTCCGGGTCCGGGGCGGGGAACGCCGCAGCCACCaggggcgccgccgcgtccggccGGAACGGCGCGCTGGCGGGCGGCGAAATCAAGTCCATCgtcgccacgccgccggcgagcattGTGAAGTTCGAAGGCCCGGGCTACACCGTGATCCTCCCCGCCCAAGACatagcgccggcgccgcccaggaCTGTCGCCCCCTCCTCGaagccgccgttgccgccgtcTGAGGAGGACtttgtgccgccgccgccaacttCCATTCCCAAGCCTGACACCTATGGCAATGCTGAACTTGCAGAGAAGAAACGTGCACAGGCTGATATCGGTGGAGTTCCAAATCCAATTCCACCTCCGACTCAGCCGCCTGTGCCTGAGGTGCAAGAGGCCGCTTGGGATTTCAAGAAATATATCGGTTTTAACGATCCTGCCGAAATGAAGGGTGATACCGGGGCTGATGCAGATGGTGCTGGTTCTTTTGAAAATTACGAGAACGATGATCCTGGGCCTTTGGCCGGGGAGAATGTCATGAACGTGATCGTGGTGGCTGCTGAATGTTCTCCTTGGTGCAAAACAGGCAAGAATAACAGTACTGTTTGTGGTTTCTTCTAGAGCTTCTGTTCATTCCAGAACACCAGGTTGCTTGAATTACTGATGTGAGCCGTCATTGAGTATTATAGGTGGTCTTGGAGATGTTGCGGGAGCTCTGCCCAAGGCTTTGGCAAGAAGAGGGCATCGTGTTATGGTAGTACTCTCAGGCTTCTGTTTTTCATTTGGTtgcctttctcttttttttcagcATCTTCAATATTTCATCAGCTGGTAAATGTATGCTTTGATGACTTGAGATGCACATAGTTAGATGTGATGAAATGTAAGGCGGGTTCTGAAAGTGATTTTTCAGTTCTTACGTTGCAAGCATCTGAAACCTTGAtcatatatattatatacaaAGCACTAGCATTACTCCCTTATAGTGGTTTATATTGAAATACTTTGTGCTGCATATATGATCATCTTGTCAGAAACTATTGCTTAAGATAGTGATACAAAAATGAATCATCTTATTATAAATGACTAGAGTATTATGTAACTATAAGATATTGTGATACTTTAAATCAGGTACTCTGAGTAGAGTTAGATGGCTTATCTAACATTTTGGGGGAATGCTTGTTTCAATCTAAGGTTGTGGTACCAAGGTATGGGGACTATGCGGAAGCCTCTGACATGGGAATCGTGAAATATTACAAAGCTGCAGGACAGGTATGTGTAAACCTCTCCCAATCAAATATAGGACATAGAAAATGCCAAGGTCTAAAATCGCAATAGACTCAATTTAATTGGCATTTGTTTTGGCTTGCAGGACTTGGAAGTGAAATATTTCCATGCTTTTATCGATGGAGTAGATTTTGTGTTCATTGATGCGCCTCTCTTCCGGCACCGTCAAGGTGACATATATGGGGGGAATAGACAGGTGAAGTTTCACAATTCACTTTTACTGCACTGGTTATCTAAGATCAAGCCAAAGTGCTTTCAATTGAAATACATTTTTCCCATTTTACTTCAGGAAATTATGAAGCGCATGATTTTGTTCTGCAAGGTTGCTGTTGAGGTACTCCCCTGAACTTTACTGTCATCCATATTGAAAAATTCTGAATTTTATGGATTTCACACTTATCACTAGTTTTCATATACAAATCC
It includes:
- the LOC101763655 gene encoding soluble starch synthase 2-3, chloroplastic/amyloplastic, producing the protein MSSAAASAAPSAFILAPSSATPGGRRRGAPPFLRGANLNFPFWAPPPPPRGATVVRAEAGTGGKDDAARPPERRGDADASSRQPRARRKAAVSKRRDPVQPVGRYGSGSGAGNAAATRGAAASGRNGALAGGEIKSIVATPPASIVKFEGPGYTVILPAQDIAPAPPRTVAPSSKPPLPPSEEDFVPPPPTSIPKPDTYGNAELAEKKRAQADIGGVPNPIPPPTQPPVPEVQEAAWDFKKYIGFNDPAEMKGDTGADADGAGSFENYENDDPGPLAGENVMNVIVVAAECSPWCKTGGLGDVAGALPKALARRGHRVMVVVPRYGDYAEASDMGIVKYYKAAGQDLEVKYFHAFIDGVDFVFIDAPLFRHRQGDIYGGNRQEIMKRMILFCKVAVEVPWHVPCGGVCYGDGNLVFIANDWHTALLPVYLKAYYRDNGQMQYTRSVLVIHNIAHQGRGPVAEYPYMDLPEHYLQHFELYDPVGGEHANIFAAGLKMADRVVTVSRGYLWELKTVEGGWGLHDIIRSNDWKINGIVNGIDHQEWNPEVDVHLRSDGYTNYGLRTLDAGKRQCKAALQRELGLEVRDDVPLLGFIGRLDGQKGVDIIGDAMPWLAGQDVQLVMLGAGRGDLERMLQHLERMHQDKVRGWVGFSVPMAHRITAGADVLLMPSRFEPCGLNQLYAMAYGTVPVVHAVGGLRDTVVPFDPFGDAGLGWTFDRAEPNKLIEALGHCLDTYRNYRESWRRIQERGMSQDLSWDHAAELYEEVLVKAKYQW